Part of the Sciurus carolinensis chromosome 7, mSciCar1.2, whole genome shotgun sequence genome, ctcaaaaaaataaaaatggctggggatgtagctaagtggtagagcacccctgggttcaaccccccagtattgctaaaaggaagaaaacaaaaacaaaaaacctggaaATTCAAGAGGCAAATTTTATGGTCTGTGAATTATATCTcactttgatttttgttgttaattCCTCTCTTTCCCGACCtttgataccagggatttaacctaggggcacccaaccactgagctacatccctagcccttttaaagtttaattcattttttggtaccagtgattgaacccaggggtgcttaaccactgagccttatcctcagtccttttttaaataatttatttagagacagggtctcactaagttgctgaggctggctttgaacttgtggtcttcctgcctcagccaggtgtgtgccacagcacctggtaATTCCTCTTAATTCCTGGCTTTTGCACTGAACTCAAGATCACTGACCTACCCCTCATTCCATGTCAACCACACTTAAAGCCTCTTTTGCGTAAGGCAGCCAACTCTTCTCTGGGGTTTACATTTTGGTTTCTCTCTTCCCACCTCCAGGTGGTGTGTAAGAAGTACAGGGGATTCACCATCCCTGAGGCCTTTCGGGGAGTGCATAGGTACTTGAGCAATGCCTATGCTCGGGAAGAATTCGCCTCCACCTGTCCAGATGATGAGGAGATCGAGTTGGCCTATGAACAAGTGGCCAAGGCCCTCAAATAGGCAATTTCTCGGGCTCCCTCACCGCAGTCTATGTTCTTCACAGAGGCCCAAAGCGGTTTCCACTTTGCAACCCATGGACACACTCCAAAATGGCTAGTGGGCAGAGAATCCTGGGGCACTTGTGCAGGACTTGGGGAAGGGTGGGGTTCATGGGGGGGAGACAGGGATTAAGGGTAAGATTTTTATTGTGGGGTGGAGTGGGTAGGACAACTTATTtcagtaataaaataaagagtgAAAATGTAGTGTTGTTTTTATACAAAGGGGACTTGGAGTGTGGTTGACACAGAATGAGGGATGGGTCAGTGATCTTGAGCTCAGGGCAGAAGCTAATAATTAAAAGGGATATTTGTGACAGAGCTTCCATTTTTAGTGCCGGTCCAATATAAAGCTGTCCTATAGTCCATGCCGCATTTGCAGCCTGGCCGATAGGGCTAGCCAGATCTGGGTGGGCCTGGGCATCGATCGAGGGGCGGTACCGAGTTCAGTGAAGGGGGGCTCAGTCCTGGTGGAATGGGCGAGGCATAGCAGAGCGGAATAGGCGTGGCATTGGAAGGCCCCGCCTTGTCCCGCTTAGACAATGCCCGGGAGCCGCCAGACCGTAGCGCCCCCGCCCCGTCGTTGTATGTGAACTCGCCAACCCAGAGACCCCCTCAAAAGCTAAAGCTCTCAGTCTCGGTGACTTGAAGACTAGGACTCCTTTATTTCCCTATTCTGCCCTCTGGGGGTGGGGCCCCAGCCGAGATAACAGCTCGGCAGGAGTGGCCACTGGAGGTGAGTCTGGGGAGGTGGGTGTCCCCTGGATCGTAGCTGGTGTTTGGGGATACTGGGCGTGTGCCAGCACCGGACGCAGTGTGCGGGGGAACTGGCTTTTGGGTGCGGAGCTGGGCGGGGTGGACTTTGGTGGAAGATGGACTTGGGTACCGGGTCCTGGGGCCAGGAGTGGCGCCCGCGCCCCGGAACCACGCCCCCGTTTTCCCCGCCCCTCGGATTTCGTTCTAGACCTCTCCCAGTCCTCGGGGACTAGGTCTGGTTTATACTGGGTCGCGCCAGGGACAGCGAGACTGGCCTGGGCGGAGAGAGGATGCTTAACTCCTTGGACTCtaattcttctctcccttcctctcttcctttttccttcggGCTTCAGGACTTCCATGTCCCGGGTCCTGATTAATTCCCTATCTTTCTCCTTCTGTCCCATCACCCCTGTGTGTGGGTCCCTGACCGGACTTCGGGTCCCTCCAGCTGCGAGCAGCTGAGGGTTAAGGGGGCGGGGCCACCACATTTTTGGGGAGTGAGCGCATCCTAGCGGCTGCCAAGAGGGGCACCCGGCAAGGACCTTATGAAGCCCCCCGAGCAGGGGCAACAGGTGTTTTGGAGATTAGAGATTCAAGTCTTGTTCCTTGGGCTCCTCTTAAAGAAGCAGACCCGTGGGGTTGCGGGGTGGAGCCGGGTGTACCAGAGGGAAAGGCccggaggggtggggaggagtgggaggggcgCACGGAGATGGCAGGAGGAAGACCCAGGCTCTCTTAATCACCAACCCTCCTCGACCTTCTCTTcatgtctctttctctgcttccctctgtcttTTCTTCCAGACAGGTGAagtaaaaagaacacagaaatcaGCTCGGCCGGAAGGGGCGTCTGTGGATGGGATGGGGACGCCGGGGGAGGGGCTGGGTCGCTGCTCCCATGCCCTGATCCGGGGTGTCCCCGAGAGCCTGGCGTCAGGGGAGGGTGCAGGGGCTGGTCTTCCAGCTCTGGACCTAGCCAAAGCTCAAAGGGAACATGGGGTCCTGGGGGGTAAACTGAGGCAGCGACTAGGGCTACAGCTGCTAGAACTGCCTCCTGAGGAATCCCTGCCGCTGGGTCCGCTGCTTGGTGATACGGCCGTGATTCAAGGCGACACGGCCCTAATCACTCGGCCCTGGAGCCCGGCCCGTAGGCCTGAGGTGAGCGCCAGGGCATTACGTGTAGGGGGAAGGGCGAGAGGAAGTGGATGTCCGGGTTTGGGGCAAGAATCTGGAGTTGGGGTGTCTCAGCTCCGCACTATTTTCTTGCCCTAAGGTTGATGGAGTCCGCAAAGCCCTCCAGGACTTAGGTCTCCGAATTGTGGAGATGGGGGATGAGAACGCAACTCTGGATGGCACTGACGTTCTCTTCACCGGTGAGGTTGGGGTGACCGACTCTCCTGGGTCTTGGCACAGGAAAGCAGTTTGGGGGAGTAGGATTTCTCGGGCCTTGTTTTCCTCTCACTCAGGTCTTCAAACATTTGCTGTCTTCCCGGGGATTCAGGCCGGGAGTTTTTTGTAGGCCTCTCCAAGTGGACTAATCACCGAGGAGCTGAGATTGTGGCGGACACATTCCGGGTGAGGAGCGGGACCAGATTTGGGAGGGAGCGGGGCGCCGGTGGGAGTCCGGGCAGCCTGAAGACCCCTTGAGGAAGAATGAATCCTGGGAGCACCCTGTTTGAGGGTTATCCCCACACTCCTCCCACGGCCCTGAATACCCTCGCCCTTGCTTCATAGGATTTCGCCGTCTCTACTGTGCCAGTCTCTGGCCCTTCTCACCTGCGTGGCCTCTGTGGCATGGGGGGACCCCGCACTGTGGTGGCAGGCAGCAGCGACGCTGCCCAAAAGGCTGTCAGGGTGAGGAGGGGCTGCCCTGGGCGGGGCGGGCGCGTGGCCAACGACCGTGGGCGTGGCTCCGAACTGGGGAGACGGGGAGCTCCAACCCTTACCCTCACGGAGCTGTCCATCTAGTAAGAAATATCACCCAAGTAAACAAGAGTACATACAACAGGTGGCAGGGGTAGGGAGACTGGGAACAGGGACGATTAACTTGCTCTTCCAGAGTTTCAGGAAACTCCTCAAAGGTGGTATCTAAATGGATTTGTGGGATGGATGGGACAGACAGATGGGAGCCAGAGAAGGGCAGAAGAGGGTTGCGGGTGAAAAAAATGGCAGGTGAGTAAAGAGTACAAGATGGAAATTAACAAaagtaaagcacttagaacagtgtcTAACACTTAGTAAGTGCTGTGTACTTGCTGTCACTGTTATTCCACAAATATAATTGTCCTAGGCCCTTAATTTGGTCCTTAGTGTGTGGTAGGACAGGCAAACTCAATTGTGGAAAAGCTCTGAGACTTGaacacttcctctttcctttcccccaggcAATGGCAGTGCTGACAGATCACCCATATGCTTCTCTGACTCTCCCAGATGATGCAGCTGCTGACTGTCTCTTTCTGCGTCCTGGATTACCTGGTGCACTCCCTTTCCTCCTGCACCGTGGAGGTGGGGACCTGCCCAACAGCCAGGAGGTGAGAGGGGCAAGagctccaccaccaccactacaaCCAGAAAAAGAAGTATCTTTCCcagtgggaggaagaaggggtaCCTTCTCTGGAAACCTGGGTAGAACCACTGTAAGGTGGCTGGAACAAGGGTGACTCTAGACTCAAGGTTTTACTCCCTTCTCTATATTGCCCCTGCAGGCACTGCAGAAACTTTCTGATGTCACCTTGGTACCTGTGTCCTGCTCAGAACTGGAGAAAGCTGGTGCTGGGCTCAGCTCCCTCTGCCTGGTGCTCAGCACACGCCCCCACAGTTGAGGGCCTGGCCTTGGGATTCTGGGTGGCCAAGGGTACAGCAGAATAGAGATTAGAAGGGGAAGGAGAATTGCACATGGTgtcacacacttgtaatcccaacgacttgggaagctgaggcaggaggatcacaagtttgaggccagcctcagcaatttagcaagaccctgtctcaaaataaaataaaaaggggaggggatttagctcagaggtagggcacccctgtgttcaatcctcagaactgcttaaaaataaataaataaataataataataataataataataatagaaggggaAGAAGGGTTAGATAGATGGAGAGTAAGTAGGTAGTAGAGTAAGAGCCCcaagatggggtggggtgggacatAGTGTGGGGAAAAGGATAGGGGCCACTGGGTGAGTCCTCCCTCTCTCAGAACCAATAAAAGAGATTTGGCCTTTTAGATTGGGCTGTGACTGATGTCTTCCTGGGGCaaagggatggggtggggggaaacCTGAGCTGGGGTCAGTGCTGGGAAGAAGgcctctttcattaaaaaaaaaaaaaaaaaaaaaaccctcattaaGCACTTACTCATTACCCAACCTTGTCAGTAGGTGCTTGGGCAGAAGATGGATAAAACAGAATTTCTATTGTGCACAGCCTGTCCAGGGAAGAAAAGGGAGTGTGTGGGTGGATCACTCTCTGACTACATCTAAATGTCAGATGATTCAGACACTACTGGATTACCAGTCTACCTTTACttgacaaagaagaagaaatgacattTCCAGAGTCAGTcattttcattcactcatttactgAGGCTTAGCAGTGATATCAAAAGGGTCAGTGTCCTGATGTCAGGAAACTTACAGTACATGAACATTTCTTACAAATTGAAATATAGATTGTAATGGAATAATTCACAGGAGGCCATTTCTATGAGAAAAATAAGGGGCTTTGTAGGGTGTCAAAGAGTATGCTGCAGAGGACAAGGAGGTTCAGGCGCAACTTCTCAGAAAAGGCAACACTTGAACTGAGTCCTGAGGACAAAGGCAGGTAACGGGAGAGAAGAGTAACCCAGGAAGAAGGAATTACTCTGGACAGAGGCATttggcggggctggggagatttTCTCTAAGGCTGGCATGTCGTGTGCATGTGGAATGACAGATAAGCCAGAGTGGACAAAATGCTATAGCATCTTGTATCAAAAGCCAAGGTCCATGACCCAGAGCTGAAGCTTAAGGAGAAAAGTACCACAGTTTGGAAATAAGGGGTGTCAGGAGCAAGTTAGTACTTATAGAGGATCTCTGACTTCAGAGAGGAAGGCAAAAGCAGAATATGAGTTATGGATAACCcaggaaggaaatgaggaaaatacatTCTGGCGACAGCACTGGACATGGAAAGGGGTACATATTTGACAGTGACCTTAAGATAGCTGAGACTTCATGGCTCATTGTACAGAAATGAGAAAGGAGGTCTATATGACTCGAGTTTGAGTTTCTGGCTTGGGCAAATTGGTTGATCAAGAGagaatgcaaacaataaattGTACTTGACACACTGTGTGCAAAATGTCTGGGGCTAGTCAGGCAGGATGTCCTAGATCTGAGATCTGGGATGCAGAAAGTTCTGAGTGTCTTTCTAGAGCTGCAGGCTGAGAATTACCTGCAGACAGGAGCTTTCCAGAAGAGGGACAAATCTAGAATGGTGGAGAATACCATGGGGATAGGAAGCAAAGAAGAGTCCAGAGGAAGATAAGAGCAGTAAAGTAAAATAGCTTAAAGTAGGGAGTGATCAAAGACCATGCCAAGTGAGTGCTAAAAAAACGATATCTAGGACATCAGGACATTGCTGGCAAACTTGTGGAGAGTAATAAGTAATTTCAGCAGATGAACAGTGGATatagaatgaagaagaaaatgaaaaaggcagaTGTATGCCCCTGGTTCAAAGGCTTCAttctgaagggaagagagagggcaaTTACTGGGAAGTTAATTGATGTCTTAAGATGGAGAGACGGTTTGATTCAGGTTTAGAGAGGACATCAGGGGTGAAGGAGACATGGAAGTTATAGGAAATATGAAAGTAACTGAAGGAGGAAGATCGGCAGCAGAGACAGCCCAAAACCCAGGAATCCAGACTCCCAGACACGCTCATTTCCATCCCACGGTGACTTCCTCTAGTTGAGGGATCAAGAGAAGGGTGGGAATTATGAGGGGCTGGAAGTTCCCAACTAGGGAGGTTTGGAGTGAGGGCTTCCCTTCAAACTACAACCGCATAGATAGTGGAGGCATCAGCAGGGACCACTGCGGACAGTTGGCGGAACCTCCTGAGGGCCATATGGTCCAGATCGGCGTAGAGCAGGCTCTGAATGAGGCAAGAGAGGAAGGCAGGATGATCTCAGCGGTCTGACTCCCTTGAAATTCAGACCTACCTCTTGGTCCACTTTCCTGGGAGATTCTGGTCAACACCTTTCCCACCCCCAAGTCCTTACCGGCTCCTGGTCCAGGTCCGCTGAAATCTTGgactcctcctcctctgtgggtCTCTGGGGCTCGTTTTTCACAAGTGGAGCTATATGGGGGGGACAGAGCTGAAGGATGGAGAGAAGGTGACCAACTTGTCTGTTCCCAGCAAGGGCCCAGACTCAGGAATTGAGGGGTAGGGAAGGTGTCGGTAGGAGAAGAAAAATGGGGTGGAGTTAGTCTTACCAAATGTAGGGAGTGGTGGAAGAGGCTGCGGGGGCGAGCGCCTGTAAAGGAGTATAAGAGTCTTTGAGAGTCGCCAATCTTGTTGCGCTGGTTTTCCTCGGCCGCAGGCGGCGCCAACGACAACCCTGCAACTTGCAGGCTCTGACCAGCAAAACAACTTAGGCTCCTCCCACAAAAAGTCCTGCCCACGCTCTGATCCTTTTGCGCatctaacttcatttttctaGTCACTTTTCTAGCCTCGCTCCCAAGTGTTGATCTCTTGCGTTCTCCAACACATGCCTGGATCTCCCGATCTAGCTCTTCTTTGCGAAAATTCACGTTTCGTCCCTCCCGCCGCTGGTCAAGCCCTATTAAACCAGGCCCCGCCCCTAGTGCTCACCTGCGCAACCACCAGACCACGCCCAACGCTCCCAGTCCAAGCACCATCCCAGCGCCCAGCAACGGGACCAGGACCTGGGGATACAGCGACCCTAGGGAAACAGCGTGGCGGGGAGGGATGCAGAGGTCAGGGGTACGACTACAGAGAGCTAGCTCTCTCGCTCAGCAaagccttcctccctctccccggTGTGTGTCCCAGTTAAATCCATTGTACGTGTTGACCTCGACCTACCGTGGGTAGGCCCCGGGGTCCTGCAATCGGCCCTATCTCCCAGCACGTGAAGCACCGTACGGCTCTCGTCCTCGTGGCGTCCCCTGCAGAAAAATGTGCCCGAGTCCCCCGCGCTCAAGAGCAGCTCCAGCCGCCGGATACCAGGGTCCAAAGAACGTAGGCGGCCAGCGAAGGGCAGGAGTGGAGGCACAGTGGGAATTCCACTGGATGATGCCCACAGGATTGGGCGACGTCCTTTGGACAGGCCCTTGCAAGCTGGGAAACTAGGCGCCCAAGCCCAGCGGATGGGGTGTGAGACCCCCACGCAGGAGAGATTCACTCGGTCTCCAGGGCGTCCATCCAGAGTTGCTAGGGGAGGCGGGGACCGGTGGTTAGGAAAAGTCCATGGGGCAAGACgacaccctccccaccccttctctttttttcactcTGCCCTGTCACCATTCTGGATTTTCCCACAAACTCCCAACTCCTCAGGTGTCCCCTTGCCCTGATCAGTCTTTCCTCACCCATCACATCTTCCCCCGCGATTGCTTACCCCCCGGCTCCCCGTGGGCCCTCGAAAGCAGCAGAGTCAGTAGCTGCAGAACCAGGGCCATGGCTGGGGTGAGGTGGGGAGAGGCAGCGGGTGAATCAGcgggaagaaagaagggaagtggTGGGGAAAGAACTGGGTTATCTTTGGGACTGGGGACTCTGATAAGAGCGCAGGCGGGGCCACCAATTCCTCTATTCCTTTAGGAATCCTCACAGGCAAACTCACAGCCCTAAAACAGTGCTCACTTAAAATTTGAAATGGGCTGTTTACATGACATTCCTGCCTACTTAACTGCTCCAGCAGAGCAGTAGCTAGGACGAATTCTGGAGCTCCACTGTCCTGAATTCATATGTTGACTTTGCCATCTACCAATTGTGCCATGTGGGCAAGTAGTTTAAGTGCTGCCtttttgctcatctgtaaaatgaagatgaacACACCTATTTCATAGAGCTTTGTGAGAACTAAAGTAATACCTGTAAAACAACTAAAGCAATGGTTGACATAGGAACACTAAGTGTTCatcattatttttactatttctgttcttattttagCTTCTACCTCAACTTTCCATGCCCACGCTGTCCCTCTGGGCCTGCAGTACCCCACCCAAGTCCACAAGATTTGACTGGGGAGGCCTTTAGGAGTAGATGCAAATGCCCCACACCTAGTATTCCAGCGGCCTTCACTGTACTGAAGCCACCAAGGTCACATCACGCCCAAGTGGAGGGGTGAGGTCCCATGAAGGCCTGAAGCAATAACTCTTTAGAAGGTGGGCATGGCCTTCCTGGATAGATAGCCCCAGTTTCCCTACTCCCGGGACATCACAGAAACCCTCCATGATGTCACAAACCCTTCATCCTGTGGTTGAGCTGGGGTGGGAAAGACCAAATGGTGGTTGAATCAAGACTAATTCAATCCCTtccatctttaatttcttcctgcaTCCTGACCAATGCCCCCCAGGGACCCGAATTTGGCAATAAGCTTAGGCTACATCCCATTGTTTCCTAGGAACTAGCAGAAGCTGCCATTATGGTCATTGTAAATCACAGAGGCCTTTGGTGATGCTCCTTCAGAGGACTAGACAGTCAAGGCTCTCAACTGGGCACCCAGAAACCAAGAACCAAAATGGAGTTGGCCACTAATGGCACTTAccctcccacttccctctctcCCATCCCCATTCCCCAGCCAGGCCTGCTCAGCCTCTCCCCATCCTTACTCTTTCTCTCTGGTCAGCACAGTGTAAATAGGAAGGGAGGTGCCAGCAGAGGCAGAGAAGGGAGGGGCCTTGGGATTATAAATTCCAAAAAGGCCGCTCAACTCCCAGAGCAGGATCCCTGAAAATCTACTCTTGACAACGGCTGTGGCTACTACCATTCTTAGGACCCTCACCA contains:
- the Ddah2 gene encoding N(G),N(G)-dimethylarginine dimethylaminohydrolase 2 isoform X1, with translation MKPPEQGQQTGEVKRTQKSARPEGASVDGMGTPGEGLGRCSHALIRGVPESLASGEGAGAGLPALDLAKAQREHGVLGGKLRQRLGLQLLELPPEESLPLGPLLGDTAVIQGDTALITRPWSPARRPEVDGVRKALQDLGLRIVEMGDENATLDGTDVLFTGREFFVGLSKWTNHRGAEIVADTFRDFAVSTVPVSGPSHLRGLCGMGGPRTVVAGSSDAAQKAVRAMAVLTDHPYASLTLPDDAAADCLFLRPGLPGALPFLLHRGGGDLPNSQEALQKLSDVTLVPVSCSELEKAGAGLSSLCLVLSTRPHS
- the Mpig6b gene encoding megakaryocyte and platelet inhibitory receptor G6b isoform X1, which encodes MALVLQLLTLLLSRAHGEPGATLDGRPGDRVNLSCVGVSHPIRWAWAPSFPACKGLSKGRRPILWASSSGIPTVPPLLPFAGRLRSLDPGIRRLELLLSAGDSGTFFCRGRHEDESRTVLHVLGDRADCRTPGPTHGSLYPQVLVPLLGAGMVLGLGALGVVWWLRRRSPPQPLPPLPTFAPLVKNEPQRPTEEEESKISADLDQEPSLLYADLDHMALRRFRQLSAVVPADASTIYAVVV
- the Mpig6b gene encoding megakaryocyte and platelet inhibitory receptor G6b isoform X2; translation: MALVLQLLTLLLSRAHGEPGATLDGRPGDRVNLSCVGVSHPIRWAWAPSFPACKGLSKGRRPILWASSSGIPTVPPLLPFAGRLRSLDPGIRRLELLLSAGDSGTFFCRGRHEDESRTVLHVLGDRADCRTPGPTHGSLYPQVLVPLLGAGMVLGLGALGVVWWLRRRSPPQPLPPLPTFALSPPYSSTCEKRAPETHRGGGVQDFSGPGPGAEPALRRSGPYGPQEVPPTVRSGPC
- the Mpig6b gene encoding megakaryocyte and platelet inhibitory receptor G6b isoform X3, with the protein product MALVLQLLTLLLSRAHGEPGATLDGRPGDRVNLSCVGVSHPIRWAWAPSFPACKGLSKGRRPILWASSSGIPTVPPLLPFAGRLRSLDPGIRRLELLLSAGDSGTFFCRGRHEDESRTVLHVLGDRADCRTPGPTHGARPRSLFHHSLHLLCPPHIAPLVKNEPQRPTEEEESKISADLDQEPSLLYADLDHMALRRFRQLSAVVPADASTIYAVVV
- the Ddah2 gene encoding N(G),N(G)-dimethylarginine dimethylaminohydrolase 2 isoform X3, whose protein sequence is MGTPGEGLGRCSHALIRGVPESLASGEGAGAGLPALDLAKAQREHGVLGGKLRQRLGLQLLELPPEESLPLGPLLGDTAVIQGDTALITRPWSPARRPEVDGVRKALQDLGLRIVEMGDENATLDGTDVLFTGREFFVGLSKWTNHRGAEIVADTFRDFAVSTVPVSGPSHLRGLCGMGGPRTVVAGSSDAAQKAVRAMAVLTDHPYASLTLPDDAAADCLFLRPGLPGALPFLLHRGGGDLPNSQEALQKLSDVTLVPVSCSELEKAGAGLSSLCLVLSTRPHS
- the Ddah2 gene encoding N(G),N(G)-dimethylarginine dimethylaminohydrolase 2 isoform X2, whose amino-acid sequence is MKPPEQGQQTGEVKRTQKSARPEGASVDGMGTPGEGLGRCSHALIRGVPESLASGEGAGAGLPALDLAKAQREHGVLGGKLRQRLGLQLLELPPEESLPLGPLLGDTAVIQGDTALITRPWSPARRPEVDGVRKALQDLGLRIVEMGDENATLDGTDVLFTGREFFVGLSKWTNHRGAEIVADTFRDFAVSTVPVSGPSHLRGLCGMGGPRTVVAGSSDAAQKAVRMMQLLTVSFCVLDYLVHSLSSCTVEVGTCPTARRHCRNFLMSPWYLCPAQNWRKLVLGSAPSAWCSAHAPTVEGLALGFWVAKGTAE